The following proteins come from a genomic window of Aquimarina sp. MAR_2010_214:
- a CDS encoding basic secretory protein-like protein produces MKNYKKHMLWISMVAAMVFVLKTSARPANPITCSKNNTSSIPKSKQACEWGNDFLTPTVKFTDFDGQTEGSRVFKQVIPNAESYMKQRCLDVAKILYRNSTDAPKFRLLNFNLKNEDFVAHKFGDGDQMTIEVSTQHLANVYRQSGNNSQALKDEIDGILFHEVTHGYNYSPSTGGTYDGSSPFWAYTEGIADGVRIYAGFHQIKTPNVIDSRKWLGGYTITGFFLHYVTLKYDKNFIYKFNKAAKDLGNSWSFDNAFKDILGKGVETVWNEYKNYINSGNTLDYDGNYPWSLDCGDTGGSATDITNDGGVVSSQYNDSPSNENISKLIDNNINSKYLTFNASAWVQYKASKSYVLSSYTITSANDAAERDPKNWTLQGSTNGSSWQNIDQKFNQDFLNRNQKRTFQVSTTSSYQYYRLSMSNNSGTILQLSEIELFGKEKNTQQLPVADFSANKTNIKEGESVSFTNSSTDATSYNWTFDGGSPSSSTQTNPVVKYNREGTYSVTLKATNGDGSDTETKTSFIKVSSNGGGGDIADITNDGGVISDQHNDSPSFENITKLIDNDPNSKFLTFNSSTWVQYKATKNYTLSSYTITSGNDAPERDPKSWTLQGSSNGSNWQNIDQKSNQDFLNRNQKRTFQVSTSTKYQYYRLSMNNNSGTILQVSELELFGKESSTDGGSCPWGNNFLTPTVKFTDFDGQTEGSRVFKQVIPNAESYMKQRCLDVAKILYRNSTDAPKFRLLNFNLKNEDFVAHKFGDGDQMTIEVSTQHLANVYRQSGNNSQALKDEIDGILFHEVTHGYNYSPSTGGTYDGSSPFWAYTEGIADGVRIYAGFHQIKTPNVIDSRKWLGGYTITGFFLHYVTLKYDKNFIYKFNKAAKDLGNSWSFDNAFKDILGKGVETVWNEYKNYINSGNTLDYDGNYPWSLDCSRSNRNNTSTTENIKPEDAFKLKSYPNPIQDKLFFAKPKNLKGTSLLYEIYDTQGSQIFTEKTSGSELNLDHLESKMYFIIVKQDGKTIYRNRFIKR; encoded by the coding sequence ATGAAAAATTACAAAAAACACATGCTTTGGATAAGCATGGTGGCAGCAATGGTATTTGTACTTAAAACGAGTGCACGACCCGCGAACCCTATTACATGCAGTAAAAACAACACTTCTTCAATTCCCAAAAGCAAGCAAGCTTGTGAATGGGGAAATGATTTTCTCACTCCTACTGTAAAATTCACTGATTTTGACGGACAAACCGAAGGATCTCGAGTATTTAAGCAGGTAATTCCTAATGCAGAATCCTATATGAAACAACGTTGTTTAGACGTTGCAAAAATATTATATCGTAACTCCACAGATGCTCCTAAGTTTAGATTATTAAACTTTAATCTGAAAAACGAAGATTTTGTAGCTCACAAATTTGGAGATGGTGACCAAATGACCATAGAAGTAAGCACGCAACATCTGGCTAATGTCTATCGCCAATCTGGTAACAACTCTCAAGCCCTAAAAGATGAAATCGATGGTATTCTATTTCACGAAGTAACCCATGGCTATAATTACTCTCCTTCTACCGGAGGAACGTATGACGGATCTTCTCCTTTTTGGGCATATACTGAAGGTATAGCAGATGGCGTGAGAATTTATGCAGGGTTTCATCAGATCAAGACCCCAAATGTAATTGATTCCAGAAAATGGTTAGGTGGATACACCATAACAGGGTTCTTTCTGCACTATGTTACCCTAAAATATGACAAGAATTTTATCTATAAATTTAATAAGGCAGCAAAAGACTTAGGAAACTCCTGGTCATTTGACAATGCGTTTAAAGATATTCTTGGAAAAGGTGTTGAAACTGTATGGAATGAATACAAAAACTATATCAACAGCGGAAACACTCTTGATTATGATGGAAATTACCCATGGAGTCTGGATTGTGGTGATACCGGCGGAAGTGCTACTGATATAACTAATGATGGTGGAGTAGTGTCTAGTCAATATAACGACTCCCCATCCAACGAAAATATATCAAAACTAATCGACAACAATATCAATTCTAAGTACCTAACTTTTAATGCATCTGCATGGGTGCAGTATAAAGCTAGTAAATCTTATGTTTTATCTTCCTACACGATAACTTCTGCAAATGATGCAGCAGAAAGAGATCCAAAAAACTGGACGCTACAAGGATCCACAAACGGAAGTTCTTGGCAAAATATCGATCAGAAATTCAATCAAGATTTCCTGAATAGAAATCAAAAAAGAACTTTTCAGGTCAGCACCACTTCTTCATATCAATATTATCGATTATCGATGAGCAATAACAGTGGAACTATTCTTCAATTATCTGAAATCGAATTATTTGGAAAAGAAAAAAACACACAACAACTTCCGGTAGCTGATTTTAGCGCAAACAAAACCAACATAAAAGAAGGAGAAAGTGTGTCTTTTACTAATTCTTCAACCGATGCTACTTCATATAATTGGACATTTGATGGAGGTAGTCCATCTAGTAGTACACAAACTAATCCTGTAGTGAAGTATAATAGAGAAGGAACCTATTCGGTAACGCTTAAAGCAACAAATGGGGATGGATCTGATACAGAAACTAAAACTTCATTTATTAAAGTTTCTTCAAATGGAGGCGGAGGAGATATTGCTGACATCACTAATGACGGGGGAGTCATTTCTGATCAACATAATGATTCTCCTTCTTTTGAGAATATAACGAAACTCATTGATAATGATCCTAATTCTAAGTTTTTAACTTTTAATTCTTCTACATGGGTGCAATATAAAGCAACCAAAAACTACACATTATCTTCATATACGATAACCTCTGGGAACGACGCACCAGAAAGAGATCCTAAAAGCTGGACGTTGCAAGGATCCTCAAACGGAAGCAACTGGCAAAATATCGATCAAAAATCTAATCAAGATTTCCTGAATAGAAATCAAAAAAGAACTTTTCAAGTAAGTACTAGCACTAAATATCAATACTATAGATTATCCATGAATAATAATAGTGGAACCATTCTACAAGTATCCGAACTTGAATTATTTGGAAAAGAGAGTTCTACTGACGGAGGTTCTTGCCCGTGGGGAAATAATTTTCTCACTCCTACTGTAAAATTCACTGATTTTGATGGACAAACCGAAGGATCTCGAGTATTTAAGCAGGTAATTCCTAATGCAGAATCCTATATGAAACAACGTTGTTTGGACGTTGCAAAAATATTATATCGTAACTCCACAGATGCTCCTAAGTTTAGATTATTAAACTTTAATCTGAAAAACGAAGATTTTGTAGCTCACAAATTTGGAGATGGTGACCAAATGACCATAGAAGTAAGCACGCAACATCTGGCTAATGTCTATCGCCAATCTGGTAACAACTCTCAAGCCCTAAAAGATGAAATCGATGGTATTCTATTTCACGAAGTAACCCATGGCTATAATTACTCTCCTTCTACTGGAGGAACTTATGACGGATCTTCTCCTTTTTGGGCATATACTGAAGGTATAGCAGATGGCGTGAGAATTTATGCAGGGTTTCATCAGATCAAGACCCCAAATGTAATTGATTCCAGAAAATGGTTAGGTGGATACACCATAACAGGGTTCTTTCTGCACTATGTTACCCTAAAATATGACAAGAATTTTATCTATAAATTTAATAAGGCAGCAAAAGACTTAGGAAACTCCTGGTCATTTGACAATGCGTTTAAAGATATTCTTGGAAAAGGTGTTGAAACCGTATGGAATGAGTATAAAAACTATATCAACAGCGGAAACACTCTTGATTATGATGGAAATTACCCATGGAGTCTGGATTGCAGTAGAAGCAACAGAAATAATACATCTACTACGGAAAATATAAAACCCGAAGATGCATTCAAGTTAAAGTCATACCCTAATCCAATTCAGGATAAATTGTTTTTTGCAAAACCAAAAAACCTAAAAGGTACATCTTTACTTTATGAAATCTATGATACTCAAGGTTCTCAAATTTTTACAGAAAAAACGTCAGGAAGCGAACTGAATCTAGATCATTTAGAATCCAAAATGTATTTTATAATTGTTAAACAAGATGGAAAAACCATATATAGAAATAGATTTATAAAGCGATAA
- a CDS encoding Lrp/AsnC family transcriptional regulator, with translation MLDNTDKTILRILQRDSKKTAKEIANLLNLTVSPIYERIKRLESKGYIEKYVAIVNKNMVGLPITAFCQVSLQSHGESFIDKFENQIKNLKEVQECFHMAGQVDFLLKINMPSLEEYHEFMRSKLSKIDNIGVLNTTFSLKLIKHTSEYYL, from the coding sequence ATGTTGGATAACACAGACAAAACTATTTTACGAATCCTTCAGAGAGATTCTAAAAAAACAGCAAAAGAAATAGCTAATCTTTTGAACTTAACTGTTTCTCCTATATATGAGAGGATAAAGCGTTTAGAAAGTAAAGGATATATAGAAAAATATGTTGCAATTGTAAATAAGAATATGGTTGGTCTGCCAATTACAGCATTTTGCCAGGTATCTCTTCAATCTCATGGGGAATCATTTATTGATAAGTTTGAAAATCAAATAAAAAACTTGAAGGAAGTTCAAGAGTGCTTTCATATGGCAGGACAGGTAGATTTTTTGTTAAAAATTAATATGCCCAGCTTAGAGGAGTATCATGAGTTTATGCGTTCTAAATTGTCAAAAATAGATAATATTGGAGTCTTGAATACTACTTTTTCATTAAAGCTGATTAAACATACTTCAGAATATTATCTATAA
- a CDS encoding TonB-dependent receptor has translation MKNKLGYLFFVLTFMSFANIGTAQEITITGTVMDNTGILLPGVNIVIKDSSKGTQTDFDGNYSLTASSGDTLLFSYLGMETQNITVSSSGVHNITLQENSNQLEEIVVTGYSKQSVRNITGSVIVVKAEDIAATSPVDIEQSLQGLASGVTVGSEGGPGGEAMVRIRGFGTINNNNPLYVIDGTPTNTGINQLNPSDIKSMQILKDASSAAIYGFRASNGVILITTKGGKYNSDTKFTFDSYVGVDNIPKSAFPDLLSTQETANVIWTRFNNDGTAPSHPQYGNGSTPVLPNYLTPAGANSADLSTYDPETNKITRANKEGTDWFDEYFNAAFVQNYNLGISGGSETAKFHVGIGALTQDGVALHTSFDRYVLRVNSEFKVTNNFRIGESFSISYSDRIGSTGSQFTGGDISFLYRSQPIIPVYDIAGNYAGPQSPGLGNGINPVASATRNKNNLTRRLRTIGGVYAELDVFKDLTFKTNFGVDYDANNSSFFSFKNPEVAEPTNVNKLTENNSYAISTTWYNTLSYSKKIGNHTIDAVVGTESYKLQEKFLGASRNKFLINNINYRYLDRGEGSRDNNGEGNKEGYFSVFGKVDYSYNDKYLLSASLRRDASSKFDEQHRADLFPGYSAAWRISSEPFMENVSFINDLKIKAGYGELGNESIPQGRIYSQYNNNDNTNYDLLGTNSSVLPGYGLFILGNKDLTWEYTSTKNLGVDGALFNNTFMFNLEFYNSVTEELLVPEQANITIIGNAVPKYINNGTVENNGFDLSLGYSKQISEDLKFDTSVNISAYKNKVKDLGDNSDYFLDGNLARETKPSRTQSGHAISSFHGFIIDGIIQNDAELAATGDYLGKEIGTFKYRDLNNDGVINDEDRDFIGNPHPDFTYSFNMGLEYKNIDFGIFFQGSQGNDIYNFTKFFTDYNSFPGAKSRDYLNSWSPSNTGARLPKLSNNPAEHYSSASSYYIEDGSYLRLKNVQLGYSLPEQITSKLKVEKLRVYIQAKNLYTWTKYSGLDPEINLQYGGGFGNLDIGIDRGAYPVARSFLFGVNLSL, from the coding sequence ATGAAGAATAAATTAGGATATCTATTTTTTGTGCTTACCTTCATGTCATTTGCCAATATAGGCACAGCCCAGGAAATTACTATTACCGGAACGGTAATGGATAATACAGGAATATTACTACCTGGAGTGAACATTGTCATAAAAGACTCTTCTAAAGGAACACAAACCGATTTTGATGGAAACTATTCATTAACAGCTTCATCAGGAGATACATTACTATTCAGTTATTTAGGAATGGAGACTCAAAATATTACAGTATCAAGTTCGGGGGTACATAATATAACCTTACAAGAAAACTCTAATCAATTAGAAGAAATTGTAGTAACCGGATATTCAAAACAATCGGTAAGAAATATAACAGGATCTGTTATCGTAGTCAAAGCTGAAGACATTGCTGCCACTTCACCTGTAGATATTGAACAATCTTTACAAGGGTTAGCATCTGGGGTAACAGTAGGTTCTGAAGGAGGACCTGGAGGAGAAGCTATGGTACGGATTAGAGGGTTTGGAACAATCAATAATAATAACCCATTATATGTGATTGACGGTACACCGACCAATACAGGAATAAATCAGCTAAACCCTTCTGACATAAAGTCTATGCAAATATTAAAAGATGCCTCTTCTGCTGCTATCTATGGATTTAGAGCATCAAATGGGGTAATACTTATTACTACAAAAGGAGGGAAATACAATAGTGATACTAAGTTTACTTTTGATTCTTATGTAGGCGTGGATAATATCCCTAAATCAGCATTTCCTGATTTATTATCTACACAAGAGACCGCAAATGTGATCTGGACTCGTTTTAATAATGATGGCACTGCCCCTTCCCACCCTCAGTATGGTAATGGAAGTACACCTGTATTACCTAATTATTTAACTCCAGCAGGAGCAAATTCTGCAGATCTATCCACTTATGACCCTGAGACAAACAAAATCACAAGAGCTAATAAAGAAGGGACCGATTGGTTTGATGAATATTTTAATGCTGCTTTTGTACAAAATTACAATCTAGGAATTTCAGGAGGTTCTGAAACTGCAAAATTTCATGTTGGAATAGGAGCTCTAACACAAGATGGTGTAGCTTTGCATACTTCGTTTGATCGATATGTACTACGAGTAAATTCAGAATTTAAAGTAACCAATAATTTTAGAATAGGAGAATCTTTTAGTATTTCCTATTCAGACAGAATTGGTTCTACAGGAAGTCAATTTACAGGAGGAGATATTTCTTTTTTATATCGATCTCAACCTATTATCCCCGTATACGATATTGCGGGTAATTATGCAGGCCCTCAAAGTCCAGGGTTAGGTAATGGCATTAATCCGGTAGCAAGTGCAACCCGTAACAAAAACAACCTTACCAGAAGACTTAGAACTATTGGTGGAGTATATGCCGAACTAGATGTTTTTAAAGACCTTACTTTCAAAACTAATTTTGGTGTGGATTATGACGCCAACAACAGCTCTTTCTTTTCTTTCAAAAATCCAGAAGTAGCAGAACCTACTAATGTTAACAAATTAACAGAAAATAACAGTTATGCTATTTCAACCACATGGTACAATACACTTAGTTATTCAAAAAAAATTGGTAATCATACAATCGATGCAGTAGTAGGAACAGAAAGTTATAAGCTACAAGAAAAATTCTTAGGTGCTTCAAGAAATAAGTTTCTTATCAACAATATCAATTATAGATATCTGGACAGAGGAGAAGGCTCTCGAGATAATAATGGAGAAGGAAATAAAGAAGGATATTTTTCTGTTTTCGGAAAGGTAGATTATAGTTATAATGACAAATACCTACTCTCTGCTTCTTTACGAAGAGATGCTTCTTCAAAATTTGATGAACAACATAGAGCAGATTTATTTCCTGGATATAGTGCAGCATGGAGAATATCAAGCGAACCTTTTATGGAAAATGTTTCTTTTATTAATGACCTTAAAATAAAAGCAGGATATGGAGAATTAGGAAACGAAAGTATTCCTCAAGGAAGAATATATAGTCAATACAATAACAACGACAATACCAATTATGACTTATTAGGAACTAATTCTAGCGTTCTCCCTGGGTATGGCCTATTCATTTTAGGAAACAAAGATTTAACCTGGGAATATACCAGTACAAAGAATCTAGGGGTTGATGGTGCTTTATTCAATAATACTTTCATGTTTAATTTAGAATTTTATAATTCGGTTACCGAAGAATTATTAGTTCCAGAACAAGCAAACATAACAATCATAGGTAATGCAGTTCCTAAATATATAAATAACGGAACCGTAGAAAATAATGGATTTGACTTGTCTTTGGGATATAGTAAGCAGATCAGTGAAGATTTAAAATTTGACACCTCTGTAAATATATCTGCTTATAAAAACAAAGTAAAAGATTTAGGAGATAATTCTGATTATTTTCTAGATGGAAACCTAGCAAGAGAAACTAAGCCTTCCAGAACACAATCTGGTCATGCCATCTCTTCATTTCATGGGTTTATAATTGATGGTATCATTCAAAATGATGCAGAACTTGCAGCTACCGGTGATTATTTAGGAAAAGAAATAGGGACTTTTAAATATAGAGATCTCAATAATGATGGAGTGATTAATGATGAAGATAGAGATTTCATAGGAAATCCTCATCCGGATTTCACTTATAGCTTTAACATGGGATTAGAATACAAAAATATTGATTTTGGAATATTCTTTCAAGGAAGCCAAGGAAATGATATTTATAATTTCACTAAGTTTTTCACTGATTATAACAGTTTTCCGGGAGCAAAAAGTAGAGATTATCTAAATTCATGGAGTCCATCTAATACCGGTGCCAGGTTACCTAAATTATCCAATAATCCAGCAGAGCATTATTCTAGTGCTAGTAGTTATTACATAGAAGATGGATCATACTTACGACTTAAAAATGTTCAATTAGGATATAGCTTGCCAGAACAAATAACATCTAAATTGAAAGTTGAAAAACTAAGAGTATACATTCAGGCCAAAAATTTATATACCTGGACAAAATACTCTGGACTGGATCCAGAAATTAACTTACAATATGGAGGTGGTTTTGGCAACTTAGATATAGGTATTGACAGAGGAGCATATCCAGTTGCAAGATCATTTTTATTTGGAGTTAATCTCAGTCTATAA